A single window of Lutzomyia longipalpis isolate SR_M1_2022 chromosome 1, ASM2433408v1 DNA harbors:
- the LOC129786753 gene encoding unconventional myosin-IXa-like isoform X1, with product MQSTDSSPSSGDCSRYILQVYVGALSLHYEALSVEASKQTTAEEIVSCIVERLGLPGSNYELAEVADESKERRLSPEEKPVSVMLLWPMHSERDFHRFYLRESQNDVPWLENYGLDPQILRDFIPFLLQPENREYPDLCQLPDLNESTLLENLRQRFDAGHIYTYVGSILIAVNPFKFHPIYNPKYVRLYQNQKVGPILPPHIFAIADNAYYCMLKEKRNQCVVISGESGSGKTESTNFLLHHLTALSQKGSHGSGVEQTILSAGPVLEAFGNAKTAHNNNSSRFGKFIQVNYRENGLVQGAVVQKYLLEKSRIVSQGPYERNYHVFYYLLSGATEQEREALHLLPADKYNYLNAKNLILENCDEKYEFSRLKQSMEMVGFSAEKQRRLFNVLSAVLLLGNVEFFPKKSTYHHDESVQVRNSDVVSIISELLKVKHDTLLAALTSKRVKASGETLIMQYKLPEAIAARDALAKCLYGALFDWIVLQVNHALLNKDPTGPPHTGHSIGVLDIFGFEDFGAQNSFEQLCINYANEHLQYYFNLHVFKYEQNEYKREGIKWRDIEFMDNSGCLQLFESKPTGLLCILDDLCNFPGATNEALLQKYNTVHRDNPFYEKPQKKENAFIIKHYAGKVKYQVAEMREKNLDLMRQDIVSVLKNSSMAFVRELVGADPVAVFRWAILRAFFRGYFAFRTAGIKHRQERADQAFNKVTVKTRFRPHNDLLISKRVNNTASDLTSMHHHQQSPIQQFNYMSKSPRRSWSSIAFNNKNFPDGKLGYENSQNSNNNNNSDSGGNNKLFAKGFSKFERSSQDVMARASQIVQKNKSFRPRERPKKGLKNLQTVKTLTAGQNLSNQTSIKTRKQPLTVSAQFQNSLTALMDTLNQANPFFIRCIKSNPSKIPNKFDDNTVTRQLRYTGMLETVRIRRAGYNVRLTYEEFIQLYRILLPKGLVSSQKDVRDFMNTMDLNKQHYQLGVTKIYMRESQKMRLDIKLHTKILGSIVKIQRWFRSILQRRKFVILRSAVVTIQSFWRMCMAQKQLLGLRQERAAAVIQATWRMYVTRKWFTKLKNGTILLQSHIRGKLARAKFKIMFKQKLLKERSKLRPTQSLPANERSIDALPDVDTYTGQRVTLTKPHSSLDTELEHAAKATRNAHSQYYQHGNRSEENLLDYSLLTASMEQRDVLNKAENQFRSLMISSGNNNKAFGNSNSDEYRHPDYQNVKYSQHDKQQHFQRQSHQEESSSLVTMNDIRKAYMTYIESPKSYDPLKAPVRRVDSGPTPVRRSVVRYDENPNRIMGLTRNVGNLGNSNVEIVYVDTNIDPSAASSVESTSTPTLRNPPGVNNQQQQQQQYLSQAYKPSRREIICRSAGDEINSNYQAAQGKAQGYPTSPAHQQSASSQNVYVQQEHPQEFLQKAFYSAPKGKAAALLGTITEDKVRAAKEQGDFTYHSKTGRRVKTNLSDDVSDLHGHIVHPRRVALSSESLRRRNSDPSTNKVPLLEVNRGNDMYQSSTHINIAGHRFRKAARIGKAEKCASCEKSDAFVNEGHRCLDCKVLVHTKCIQNGGVKTLQCEAKRSKRRKMPEKGNEKPMTPNSKYSGTREYTDSTDKIISDAKELQLMQDFITQKICKMESETSGKPSEVDRVFKQALREFKDNLVAHYSVAHKQNSDALNIKYRDLIANFEQVMETCCGGRKDDFPLTMGVNAFRGFMNEFMNSRETEKPKTKRKKDKKRKIEEHTSFNGHTFQLTIINIPTACEICQLFLLWPIERGLVCQNCRLTCHKKCYQKTVPCNKISGSSGNISSSQSALVGSKLFGCSLTSLCAAEGGVKIPVQIEQLITKIEMHGLYAEGIYRKSGVNSKIKELKMRMSDSVMSNEVNYESYNVHVLTNVLKSFLREMPEPLLSFDRYDDFLRAAELSETNDRVQTMLSLIKKLPPCHHALLERLIFHLALVAQREQYNRMSASSLAIVFAPCVLRTNRIVPAQDSLNDIGRQTKCIETLITQKMHNVKSTLADIDTLDTAAHTATTRLSTLRSSKVFTPEELAPRQGNLESEAEEILLEGHIQEIKKEKALLTSTLPSLARASSDDDLLSTDLDGEGGSLDDLILLGGECRDPNKDSVDSALCSLGESSRNTFNSDVEMMEYTAREQGSEYLHSPRSQQISMEREAFLRGAVAYNPKVASTSKWSSSQQNLSQGPVKQSPCELQRQKPIVMRSISTGYDTPSTVTIQHHQQPPGGSGAGESSGVAKEPKTKGGRKSKRQNSLDDEPIMV from the exons GTGTACGTGGGAGCTCTTTCCCTGCACTATGAGGCGCTGAGTGTGGAAGCATCTAAACAAACAACCGCCGAAGAAATCGTTTCATGTATTGTTGAACGCTTAGGGCTACCG GGAAGCAATTATGAACTCGCCGAAGTGGCTGATGAGAGCAAAGAGCGACGATTGTCGCCAGAAGAAAAGCCCGTGTCAGTTATGCTCCTGTGGCCAATGCATTcagaaagagattttcatag GTTTTATCTACGCGAATCCCAAAATGATGTTCCCTGGCTAGAGAATTATGGTTTAGATCCGCAAATTTTGCGtgattttataccatttttgcTGCAGCCAGAGAATCGGGAATATCCAGACTTGTGCCAATTGCCAGACTTGAATGAGTCAACATTGTTGGAGAATTTAAGACAACGCTTCGATGCTGGTCATATTTATACTTACGTAGGGAGTATTTTAATAGCTGTGAACCCATTCAAATTTCATCCAATCTACAATCCCAAGTATGTAAGGCTGTATCAAAATCAAAAAGTCGGACCCATTCTCCCGCCACACATCTTTGCAATTGCCGACAATGCATATTATTGTATGCTTAAGGAGAAAAGAAATCAG TGTGTCGTGATAAGTGGTGAGAGTGGTTCGGGGAAGACGGAAAGCACAAATTTTCTCCTGCACCACCTCACGGCACTATCACAAAAGGGATCCCATGGGTCTGGTGTTGAGCAGACAATTCTCAGTGCTGGTCCCGTTCTTGAGGCATTTGGCAATGCCAAGACGGCGCATAACAACAATTCCAGTCGCTTTGGGAAGTTTATTCAAGTGAATTATCGTGAAAATGGATTGGTTCAGGGTGCCGTGGTGCAGAAGTATCTGCTGGAGAAGAGTCGAATTGTCTCGCAG GGCCCCTATGAGAGAAACTATCATGTCTTTTATTACCTGCTTTCGGGAGCTACTGAACAAGAGCGTGAGGCTCTTCATTTGCTCCCGGCTGACAAGTACAATTACTTGAATGCAAAGAATCTAATCCTGGAGAATTGCGATGAGAAATATGAATTCTCGCGACTGAAGCAGAGCATGGAGATGGTTGGTTTCTCAGCGGAGAAGCAAAGACGGCTATTTAATGTGCTCTCAGCAGTTCTTCTCCTTGGGAATGTTGAATTCTTCCCGAAGAAGTCCACCTACCACCATGACGAAAGTGTTCAAGTGCGCAATTCTGATGTTGTGTCGATCATCTCGGAATTGCTGAAAGTGAAGCACGACACACTGTTGGCAGCATTGACATCGAAGCGTGTTAAGGCGAGCGGTGAAACACTCATTATGCAATACAAACTACCTGAAGCAATTGCAGCACGAGATGCACTGGCAAAGTGTCTCTATGGGGCGCTATTTGATTGGATTGTGCTGCAGGTGAATCATGCATTGCTGAATAAGGACCCCACGGGTCCACCACACACGGGGCATTCAATTGGTGTATTGGATATCTTTGGATTTGAGGACTTTGGGGCGCAAAACTCATTTGAGCAGCTATGCATTAATTATGCCAATGAACATCTCCAGTATTATTTTAATCTACATGTGTTCAAGTATGAGCAAAATGAGTACAAGCGGGAGGGCATAAAATGGCGTGATATTGAGTTTATGGACAATTCCGGATGCTTACAGCTCTTTGAGTCTAAACCCACGGGATTGCTGTGCATTCTCGATGATCTCTGCAA ctTCCCTGGAGCAACAAATGAGGCTCTCTTGCAGAAATACAACACAGTCCATCGTGACAATCCATTCTATGAGAAGCCacagaagaaggaaaatgcatttattattaaacaCTACGCGGGAAAAGTCAAGTATCAG GTCGCTGAAATGCGTGAGAAGAATTTAGATTTAATGCGACAAGACATTGTGAGTGTCCTGAAGAATTCAAGTATGGCTTTCGTGCGAGAACTGGTGGGAGCAGATCCGGTTGCCGTTTTCCGTTGGGCAATCCTGAGGGCCTTCTTCCGGGGGTACTTTGCTTTCCGGACGGCTGGCATCAAGCATCGACAAGAGAGAGCTGATCAGGCATTTAACAAAGTGACGGTGAAAACGCGATTTAGACCACACAACGATTTGCTAATCAG cAAAAGAGTGAATAATACGGCGAGTGACTTGACATCGATGCATCATCACCAACAATCACCAATTCAGCAATTTAATTACATGAGCAAGAGCCCGCGTCGATCGTGGTCCAGCATTGCGTTCaacaataagaattttccagaTGGGAAGCTGGGGTATGAAAATAGTCAAAACAGCAATAACAACAATAACTCTGATAGCGGTGGAAATAACAAACTATTTGCTAAAGgattttcaaagtttgaaCGTTCCAGCCAAGATGTAATGGCACGTGCTTCCCAAATTGTTCA gaaaaataaatcattccgCCCTCGAGAGCGTCCAAAGAAGGGTCTCAAAAATCTCCAAACAGTTAAAACACTCACAGCAGGGCAGAATTTGTCCAATCAAACGTCCATTAAGACGAGAAAGCAGCCACTAACGGTTTCAGCACAATTCCAAAATTCCCTAACAGCCCTGATGGATACCTTGAATCAG gcAAATCCCTTTTTTATCCGATGCATCAAGTCAAACCCATCAAAAATACCCAACAAATTTGATGATAACACTGTGACGAGACAG CTGCGATACACGGGAATGCTGGAAACGGTGCGAATCCGCCGAGCGGGCTACAATGTACGGCTGACCTATGAAGAGTTCATTCAGCTGTACCGAATCCTCCTGCCAAAGGGTCTCGTGAGTTCGCAGAAGGATGTGCGGGATTTCATGAATACCATGGACCTCAATAAGCAACACTACCAACTTG GTGTTACAAAGATCTACATGCGTGAATCTCAGAAGATGCGACTGGATATAAAGTTGCATACAAAGATACTCGGGAGTATTGTGAAGATCCAACGATGGTTCCGTAGCATCCTGCAGCGACGGAAGTTTGTTATACTCCGTTCGGCTGTTGTGACAATTCAGAGCTTCTGGAGGATGTGTATGGCACAGAAGCAGCTGCTTGGCTTACGGCAGGAACGTGCTGCGGCCGTGATACAGGCCACGTGGCGAATGTATGTGACACGGAAATGGTTTACAAAGCTGAAGAATGGCACAATCCTCCTGCAATCGCACATCCGAGGGAAATTGGCGAGAGCTAAATTCAAGATAATGTTCAAACAG AAGTTGCTGAAAGAGAGATCGAAGTTGCGACCAACACAGAGTTTGCCAGCCAATGAGAGGTCGATCGATGCATTGCCGGACGTTGACACGTACACCGGGCAGAGAGTGACACTGACAAAGCCGCACAGCAGTCTAGACACGGAGCTGGAGCACGCAGCAAAGGCAACACGCAACGCACACTCCCAGTACTACCAACATGGAAATCGCAGTGAGGAGAATCTCCTCGACTATTCCCTGCTGACGGCGTCGATGGAGCAACGTGATGTACTCAATAAGgcggaaaatcaatttaggaGCCTCATGATATCGTCCGGGAACAATAATAAAGCATTCGGGAATAGCAATAGTGATGAATATCGCCATCCGGATTATCAGAATGTTAAATACTCACAGCATGATAAGCAGCAGCATTTTCAGCGGCAATCGCATCAAGAGGAGTCATCCAGTCTTGTCACAATGAATGATATCCGGAAAGCTTATATGACGTACATCGAATCTCCCAAGAG CTATGATCCTCTGAAGGCTCCCGTGCGTCGTGTGGATTCAGGACCGACGCCAGTACGACGCAGTGTGGTGCGCTACGATGAGAATCCAAATAGAATAATGGGCCTCACGCGCAATGTGGGCAATTTGGGCAATAGTAATGTGGAAATTGTCTATGTGGACACGAATATTGATCCCTCAGCTGCATCCTCAGTGGAGAGCACGAGTACACCAACCTTGAGGAATCCACCGGGTGTGAATAatcaacagcagcagcagcagcaataTCTTTCGCAGGCATACAAACCATCTCGACGAGAGATAATCTGTCGAAGTGCTGGAGATgagataaattcaaattatcaaGCAGCACAGGGAAAGGCACAGGGATACCCCACAAGTCCAGCCCATCAGCAGAGTGCCTCAAGTCAGAATGTCTACGTGCAGCAAGAGCATCCGCAGGAATTCCTCCAGAAGGCCTTCTATTCAGCACCAAAAGGTAAAGCAGCTGCTCTTCTGGGTACAATAACCGAGGACAAGGTACGAGCGGCAAAGGAGCAAGGAGACTTTACGTATCACAGCAAGACTGGGCGACGCGTGAAGACGAATCTGAGTGATGATGTGAGTGATCTCCATGGGCACATTGTTCATCCGCGACGTGTTGCTCTGAGTTCGGAGAGTCTCCGACGCAGGAATTCAGATCCCAGTACGAATAAAGTGCCCCTACTTGAGGTGAATCGTGGCAATGACATGTACCAATCCAGCACGCACATTAACATTGCTGGTCACCGTTTCCGGAAGGCGGCACGCATTGGGAAGGCGGAAAAGTGTGCGAGTTGCGAGAAGAGTGATGCATTCGTGAATGAGGGACATCGCTGTCTCGACTGCAAGGTGCTCGTTCACACAAAATGCATCCAAAATGGTGGTGTGAAGACACTCCAATGCGAGGCGAAGCGCTCAAAGCGCCGAAAGATGCCGGAGAAGGGCAATGAGAAGCCCATGACGCCCAATTCAAAATACTCAGGAACGCGCGAGTACACAGACTCGACGGATAAGATCATCAGTGATGCCAAAGAGTTGCAATTAATGCAGGATTTCATCACGCAGAAGATTTGCAAGATGGAAAGTGAGACCTCGGGGAAGCCCTCGGAGGTGGATCGTGTATTCAAGCAGGCACTGCGGGAGTTCAAGGATAACCTCGTGGCGCACTATAGTGTGGCCCATAAGCAAAATTCCGATGCACTCAATATTAAATATCGCGACTTAATTGCCAACTTTGAGCAAGTTATGGAGACATGCTGTGGTGGGCGGAAGGATGACTTTCCCCTCACGATGGGTGTTAATGCCTTCCGGggatttatgaatgaatttatgaattcACGTGAGACGGAAAAGCCCAAAACGAAGCGAAAGAAGGATAAAAAGCGCAAAATTGAAGAGCATACAAGCTTCAAtg GTCATACCTTCCAATTGACGATTATCAACATTCCAACAGCATGCGAAATTTGTCAACTTTTCCTTCTGTGGCCCATTGAACGGGGATTG GTGTGCCAAAATTGCCGGCTGACGTGCCACAAGAAGTGCTACCAGAAAACAGTGCCGTGTAATAAAATCTCCGGCTCATCGGGTAATATTTCATCTTCACAGTCTGCCCTTGTTGGTTCCAAACTCTTTGGGTGTAGTCTAACGAGTCTCTGTGCTGCTGAGGGTGGAGTTAAGATTCCCGTGCAAATTGAACAGTTAATCACGAAGATTGAGATGCACGGATTGTACGCTGAGGGAATTTACCGGAAGAGTGGGGTAAATTCGAAAATTAAAGAGCTTAAAATGCGAATGTCCGACAGTGTGATGTCCAATGAGGTGAACTACGAGAGCTACAATGTTCACGTGCTGACGAATGTTCTCAAATCATTCCTACGGGAAATGCCCGAACCATTGTTGTCGTTTGATCGCTACGATGACTTCCTGCGAGCGGCTGAGCTGTCGGAGACAAATGATCGTGTTCAGACGATGTTGTCACTGATTAAGAAGCTCCCGCCGTGTCATCATGCCCTTCTTGAGCGTCTAATCTTCCATTTGGCACTCGTGGCGCAGAGGGAGCAATACAATAGGATGTCTGCCAGTTCATTGGCCATTGTCTTTGCTCCGTGTGTCCTAAGGACAAATCGCATTGTCCCGGCGCAGGATAGTTTAAATGACATCGGCAGGCAGACAAAGTGCATTGAGACACTCATTACGCAGAAGATGCACAATGTTAAGAGCACCCTGGCGGACATTGATACACTCGATACAGCAGCACATACAGCCACAACGCGTCTCAGTACTCTACGTAGCTCTAAAGTGTTCACACCGGAAGAACTCGCCCCGCGACAGGGTAATTTGGAGTCAGAAGCTGAAGAAATTCTCCTTGAGGGGCATATTCAGGAGATTAAGAAGGAGAAGGCTCTCCTGACGTCGACACTGCCAAGTTTGGCACGTGCTAGCTCTGATGATGATCTCCTGTCGACGGATCTCGATGGCGAGGGGGGAAGTCTCGATGATTTAATTCTCCTCGGTGGGGAGTGTAGAGATCCAAATAAGGATAGTGTGGACTCAGCTCTGTGCAGCCTCGGGGAATCATCCCGGAATACCTTCAATAGTGACGTTGAGATGATGGAGTACACTGCACGTGAGCAGGGTAGTGAGTACTTGCACAGCCCGCGGAGTCAGCAGATCTCAATGGAACGTGAGGCCTTCCTGCGGGGCGCAGTGGCATACAATCCAAAAGTTGCCTCCACGTCGAAATGGTCCAGCAGTCAGCAGAATCTCAGCCAAGGCCCCGTGAAGCAGTCCCCGTGTGAGTTGCAGCGTCAAAAGCCAATTGTGATGCGAAGTATCTCCACGGGGTATGACACCCCATCCACGGTGACGATACAGCATCATCAGCAGCCACCTGGAGGCAGTGGAGCAGGTGAGTCAAGTGGGGTGGCGAAGGAGCCCAAAACGAAGGGTGGTCGGAAGTCAAAGCGACAGAATAGTCTCGATGATGAACCCATAATGGTGTGA